The Triticum aestivum cultivar Chinese Spring chromosome 6D, IWGSC CS RefSeq v2.1, whole genome shotgun sequence genomic sequence atgctcctttgatctccatcttcggggcaccatgatcatctttgtcaccggcatgacaccatgatctccatcatcatgatctccatcattgtgtcttcatgaagtcgtcacgccaacgattacttctacttctatggctaacccgtttagcaacaaagtaaagtaatttacatggcgttattcaatgacacgcaggtcatgcaaaataataaagacaactcctatggctcctgccggttgtcatactcatcgacatgcaagtcgtgattcctattacaagaatatgatcaatctcatacatcacatatatcattcatcacatcttctggccatatcacatcacatagcacttgctgcaaaaacaagttagacgtcctctaattgttgttgcaagttgttacgtggtttgtaggtttctagcaagaacgttttcttacctacgtatgaccacaacgtgatttgccaatttctatttacccttcataaggacccttttcatcgaatccgttccgactaaagtaggagagacagacacccgctagccaccttatgcaactagtgcatgtcagtcggtggaacctgtctcacgtaagcgtacgtgtaaggtcggtccgggccgcttcatcctacaatgccgccgaaacaagaaacgactagtagcggcaagaagaattggcaaactcaacgcccacaactgctttgtgttctactcgtgcatagtaactacgcataggcctggctcatgatgccactgttgggaatcgtagcataattttaaaattttcctacgttcaccaagatgcatctatggagtatactagcaacgaggggaagggagtgcatctacatacccttgtagatcgcgagcggaagcgttccaatgaacgtggatgacggagtcgtactcgccgtgatccaaatcaccgatgaccgagtgccgaacggacggcacctccgcgttcaacacacgtacggtgcagcgacgtctcctccttcttgatccagcaagggggaaggagaggttgatggagatccaacagcacgacggcgtggtggtggatgtagcgggtctcggcagggctttgctaagcttctgcgagagagagagaggtgttgcaggggaggagggaggcgcccaaggctgttgtatgctgccctccctccccccctttatataggccccctgggggggcgccggccctgtagatcagatccaaagggggggcggcggccaagtgggggggaaggggtgccttgccccccaaggcaagggggaactcccccccccctagggttcccaaccctaggcgcatggggggaggcccaaggggggcgccccagcccactaagggctggttcccttccactttcagcccacggggccctccgggataggtggccccacccggtggacccccgggacccttccggtggtcccggtacaataccggtaacccccgaaactttcccggtggccgaaactggacttcctatatataattcttcacctccggaccattccggaacctctcgtgacgtccgggatctcatcgggactcggaacaactttcgggtttctgcatacatatatctctacaaccctagcgtcaccggaccttaagtgtgtagaccctacgggttcgggagacatgcagacatgaccgagatgcctctccggccaataaccaacagcgggatctggatacccatgttggctcccacatgttccaggatgatctcatcggatgaaccacggtgtcgaggattcaatcaatcccgtatgcaattcccttcgtcaatcggtatgttacttgcccgaaattcgatcgtcggtatcccaataccttgttcaatctcgttaccggcaagtctctttactcgtaccgcaatgcatgatcccgtgactaacgccttagtcacattgagctcattatgatgatgcattaccgagtgggcccagagatacctctccgtcacacggagtgacaaatcccagtctcgatccgtgccaacccaacagacactttcggagatacccgtagtgcacctttatagtcacccagttacgttgtgacgtttggcacacccaaagcactcctacggtatctgggagttacacgatctcatggtctaaggaaaagatacttgacattggaaaagctctagcaaacgaaactacacgatcttttatgctatgcttaggattgggtcttgtccatcacatcattctcctaatgatgtgatcccgttatcaataacatccaatgtccatagtcaggaaaccatgactatctgttgatcaacgagctagtcaactagaggcttactagggacactttgtggtctatgtattcacacatgtattacgatttccggataatacaattatagcatgaataatagacaattaccatgaacaaagaaatataataataaccatttattattgcctctagggcatatgtccaacATTGCTGGACGTCCGCAACCAGCACCGACGCGCCCGCTCACCATTCCGACGGAGCTTTCAGCCCTGGAGCCGTTTGTACCCAGGTACACTCTGCCCCCTGTCGACGACCTCCATGGCAGACACCACGCCcggcaggtgttcggtcaaatgccattgagctcATTTTCAAATGCTATGTCGTTTTTAGAGTACGAATGATGGTGAGCTACTCGACCGtgaaggatgagttgttgtgcgatgcgtggcTGGCCGTATCCGCATATTTCATAGTCAGGACAAGAGGGCCATCCTTCTGGGAGCAAGTGCATGAAAAGTTTCACGCAGAAAAGCACATTGCGCCCTACGACGTGTACATCATGCGACCATGCAATGTGAGGTCGTTGTCGTATTGCTGGCACACTATCCAGGTCAGCCTCATCAAGTACTGTAACTTGATCAGTCAGCTCCAGGCAAGGTGGCCATTACACGCTGGCATGGAGGAGACGATAAGTTTTACTTCCTTTTGCTAaacttgttgattgattcattcacTCAGTGTTGGTCTACACATTTTATGTAGCCCGCACGAGCCGTCGTGTTGTACCACAGGTCAACGGGACGGCCATTTACGTGCACACACTactggatgaagctgaaggggAAGTATGTGTGGGAGGACATGATATGTTCATGAAAAACTTGTCGGACATCCGGGGTCTAGTCGAATTTGAGATcttgttgtactagacttaatttGCATGCTATGTGTGGATGATTTGTGTTATTTTCTATCCGGACTTTGATGAATATCGGCcattttgaatgaatttcatccggttagttaAAATGCGGTCTGAAATGTATGCGGCTAGTGTGGATAGTTGTCTTCCACATCCAAGTTCGCGGACTAGTCCCCTTTGTCCACGGACGAATGCAGGATGTTTTTtacgggttgccgttggagatgccctaagcgtGTGTGCACATCCACGTGTTGTACTTTGTTTGTCTCAAAATATACAAAATGCCTTGACGCGCAAGATGATCGGTTACTCGCCAGGGGAAAGTGGAAAACCGACTCCACTCCGCTGTCACACCAGTAACGTGGGGTTCTCAGGCTTTCAAATCCCAGATTTGTTGGCTCCCGCCCTCCGGCGAAAAAGAAGGAGCCGctcctcaacaacaacaacaaactagTACAGGCAGTACAGAGGACGAGGATTTTTAAGTGGCTGGAAGCCAGCACGGGGGCAGAGGCGATCATGAAGGCGAGAATGTGGAACAGGAGGCAGGAGGGGACACCCCCCATGTGGGACGGAGATGACCCAAGATGAAATAAGCCCTAGATAAATAAACTACAGGGCCAGCCAGTGCCCTTGTCcgggtctctccctctctctctcagacTTTTGTaagtatttcatttttaaaacGCAGATAAAAACAGCCCCTCCCCCATTTAAAAATCCGAGGTGGTAGTAGGGCACACCATATGATGGCGCTGGTAGGGCATGCATTATGCAAGCGGTAGATGAGGAGGATTGATATAAAAGAAAGAAACTCAGCAGCAGAGTTGTCCCTACTGTGAGTGACAAGCAAGCTCCACACTGACCGCACGCAGTAATGCAGCAAAGGTAAACGGAAATCAGAGGCCACATGAAACTCGATCTGAATTCGAGTGGCAGAACAGATCAGTTTCCGCACAAACCTAAGCGAAAACAGAGAATCCAATGTCCGAGACAGGACCTAAACCTAACCTTTTTAGCTGTGCTCTGGTCTCAAGAGACTTTTTAAGATTTTGCAGGCAGATATGAGTAGATGGCTTGCGCAGACAGCAACTTACGTCACACATCGCCGGCATGGCCGGTTGGCCAAGTAAAATACGAACGCCATCATCAAGGCACCACGCCGATGAGATATACTAAGAAAAAAAACCAGGGGTCTCCTCCTTCTTTTCAGTTCAAAACCAGGCCTATCTTGAAATAAAACACCAACCAACCAAGGCGCCAGCACACAGCATAGACACCCCACCGCGGCACATTCTCGGGAAATTACGGTAGCCGCGTGTGTGTTGTTTCGTGCTTGCCATGTCCTGTTGGCGCCAAGTCTATTGTGGAAATATAACAGAATGGCCAAATTTTGCTCATCACCTTGTTTGCACATTAGCTAATCGAGTACCACTGTCTATTCCTAGAGATACTTCacattcttcttccttctctcaGTAGCTACGCTACTTGGAAACCAAGCCTTGGCTTGGACGTTGGAACCATGCCACATGATGAGAGTTAGTCAAAAGTTCAGACTATGGAGTATAACAGCTATAACAGGCTAATAAATACCAAGAGAAAGTTCAATCTGAAGATATAACCAGTAGTGGTAATCCATTGTTGACATGAAATCCACATCTGTGCTGGTGCCTCTGCAGACCATATTAGGGCTCCATTGATTCAAAGAGTTTTCATACGAATTTgggaggattagaatccttaggaattttttctatgttggttgtttgattcataggatcgaATCCTACAAGAATTCCTAAGGATTtttatgtactactccctctgtaaagaaatataagggcGTTAAGATCACTAAATTAgtattctaaatgctcttatatttctttacggagggagtacttcccatAGGGTTTCTAGCATCCACTCAAACTTCTTTAAAAGAATCCTTTGTTTTTCctatgatgcaatcaaacaaccAAAAATCTTGTAAGATTTAGATGAGCATGACATTTCAATCCTATGTTTTTTCTATTCCAACGTTTTCAGAATCCTGCAGATCAAAAGAGGCCCTATTCtatagcaagtacaggtcatcaTATAGACAAGGTACTAATGTGAATTATGAGATGGACATCCATGGGACCCCTAGTCCCCTTACCAAATTTCAGTTcagttctcttttttttctcttgtaTAAAGATTCTGCTCTGTTGTCTCTAAACATCTAGGCAAAATGCACTATGGCAAGATCTGTCCCTAAGCTTTATGTCATATATTCTAGTCCTACAGAAGTTCAACCCCAAATAATACCACTAAGACTATTTAAACATTGCTAAAATAAACAGTTCAATTCAACAACAGAAAGTGCACAAGTAAGTTGCACCAGGAATAACTAAAGTAACATGAGCAGATATCAATACTGTACCATAGAACAGTTCCACTGGTTAAAATTATCCTCTCGACTCACAAGCAATCCTTGAAATGACATGATAAATGCTAAATGAGCAGAGAGTGTGAACATCGTGGTAAGAACCTAGAGCAACATCATTACACTATAGAGTCACCGACACGAATGTTGCTAAATCCACTAGTCCTAGCTAAATAAGTTGCGATGAAAAGCGATACGGGGTGTCCAACAACCAAGATAGTAGTCTCCTTCGCAACATTTTAATTGCAAGACAAAATGAACATTACTGGAGTTGAAGATGCCTGCGAACGGTGGCGGCGACCGACGATCAGCACCGCCAAGCTGATACTGAGACGAGCTCGCCACGCTGCCAATAGAGAGTGAGCGCAACCCCGCGTTTCTCGACGTGGAACCCTCGGACCTGCACCCGCTTCAAGAGGCAGTCGGCCTGTGCCTCCGCAAGATTGCTGAGCGGCACAGGTGTGAAGCCAGCAGCAGCAAACACATTCCGCCATGACACTGCTTTGTCGGTCTTGCGCCGCCCAAGCACCGCATCTTCGACTCTTGGTTGGATCAGAAACTTCTCAATCTTACAGGCAGAATCGGCGTCAATTCCAGCAGCATCAAGCGAGTCAAGGAGGAACATGCAGGATTGAAAGCAATGCAGGAAGTGCTGTGAGAACGGGAGGTCAGCACGATCAGCTCCATAGTCCATGGCGACCACAATCTTAGGACCAAGCTGTTTCACCAACCGAAGGATTACAGCCAGCGGTGGTGCACGAGCagagcaaccaacagggaggctcACAGCTACAATTTCGTCGCCAGTAGGAGAAATGAGCTCCGCCGGACTGAAAGCATCAAGACTGACGGCATTGAACTCGAAGGGAATTCCAAGATCAGCAGCAAACTGCGTGAGGTTATCCTGAGTAAGATGAAGCTCCAGTGGATGGTGAGAAGCATCTGAAACGAAGGCCGTCAGCTTCAGCAACGGCAAAGCCACGCCGCCAGTGCCACGGCGATGAGCAAGCTCCTGCATGAAGGAAGCCCACTGCCCGCCTACACCAAGATCGAAGTCAATGATATGGATGCAGGAAGCGGCGCTGCAGGCGATTTCGTCGAGAAGCGCCTGCGTGGCGGTGAAGTTAGCGAACTGCAGCATGGGCGACAGGTCGGAGAAGGACTTGTAGGCCGCCAGCTTGAGGGCGACGTCGAGCGGTGAGGTGATGCGGGAGGCGCCGTGGTGTCCATcggcgagcgcgaggaggagggcctCCCTGAGGTAGGAAGCCGACCGGAGGAAGGGCTTCCCAAGGGGGGGAAGCTGGTGATTGAGCCGCGCCAATATCTCACGCGCGCCAGTGGAATTACCGGCCTCAGCTGCCTTTGCCGCGGCAGCCAGCTCGTCCAGCAGCTGCTGCTGCGCTGCCTCGGCAGCCGTCGTCTTCATCGCCCCGCGAAGCGGTGGCGGCGAAGGCTGGAGCTGGAACGGGAGTGAGCCATGTAGCAGGGggaaggccgccgccgccgacgtgcctAGGTGGTTTCGGGTGAGGTAGAGGTCGTCTGGAACGGAGTGGTGGCGCTTGGGCGGCGGCTGGTGGAGTTGTGAGCGCTGGTTGTGATCGGAGAAGGAAGCGAGGGGCATGAAGAAGgctgcggcgggaggcggcggctggtgctggtgctggtgctggtacTGGTTGAAGAGGCCATGCGACTGCGGTCCGAGGAGAGGGGGCTTCGTGTCGATACCTTCGTGGAACAGCATCGGAGGCGGCGGGGGCTGGAGAGAGGCGGCCTCCGGTGAGAAAAGGCCGAAGGCCGAGGAGGCTttgctgccgccaccgccacccccgCCGGTGGTGCTGTGCGACATGGCGCCGGAGGACGACAGGTCGGAGGAGGCGCCGCCGAGGTGGTGGTCGAGCGAGAAGCCGAGCGGGTCCACGGACGAGAATCCGAAGCCGCCCGCATTGTCGACGAGCGGCTGCTGATGCATTGGAAGCGGCGGGACGGGCAGCTCCAGGTCGCCAGCGGCCCCCATGATCCAGTTCAAGAAGGTCTGGTCCTGCCCGGCCGCGGCGGCCGCAGCGGCGTTGCCGAGCATGGCATCCCAGCCCTCCCCTCCATCCAGCGCCCCGGGAATGGGCGGAAGCTCacatccgccgccgccggcgccgtggTCGGCCCATTTGGTGGCCTCGGCGTCGCCGGCGCTGCTCTCGGAAACCGCCGCCACGCCGGTGGagtcagccgcgccgccgccgagggacGACGACAGCGTGGATGCGGAGTTGGGCGGGCTGCTGAGCCTGCGCGAGCAGTCGAGCACCGACCGGGGCTCCACCAGCAGCTTCCCCGGCGGCCAGTAGCACAGAtccttccctccgccgccgccggcgaggcccACTCCCCCGCTCCGCTCGGCCCCGAACAGAGCCGCCCTCATCTACCTAGTCCCGCCGCATAACAGGCAGGCCGGCGAGATCTGGGACGGCGCGCGCGGGGGATTGATTTCCTTTGCTGGTGCGTGCGTTTGGATGtggctctccctccctccctcgctcccTGCCTTGGCCCTGGCGTGCGAGAGAGAGTATACAACAGGGTACGGGGGAGGGAGGTGGGGGCGGGCAGAGAGAGCAGTGTGcgcccttgcctgcctgccttgtgctgccccgctgctctcccctctctctctcctctctctgtcCTCGCTGTGTGGTGGTGTGGCctcgtctctcccctctctctctctctactgctATCTTCCCTGGATGCGTGCAACATAAAAAAGGTTAAAAAGTGTACCCCTCCTCCCCCTCTNNNNNNNNNNNNNNNNNNNNNNNNNNNNNNNNNNNNNNNNNNNNNNNNNNNNNNNNNNNNNNNNNNNNNNNNNNNNNNNNNNNNNNNNNNNNNNNNNNNNNNNNNNNNNNNNNNNNNNNNNNNNNNNNNNNNNNNNNNNNNNNNNNNNNNNNNNNNNNNNNNNNNNNNNNNNNNNNNNNNNNNNNNNNNNNNNNNNNNNNNNNNNNNNNNNNNNNNNNNNNNNNNNNNNNNNNNNNNNNNNNCCTTCTTCCTTTTTTATTTTCACCCTAGGTTGTATTCTAGGTTTTATCTGCTCGTATTTTGCTTGGCGACGGCAATGCATGGGCTTATTTGTTTGTGTGGACTGTATGTGTACGTGGGAAGTAGTAGAGACCAAAATTATTGTAGCGAGCTGAGCTGAGCTGAGGCTGAGGCTAGTCGTCAATCATGCGGACGCGGGAGGTGTTGTATTGACCGCGAGAAATCGCTGGGACTTTGACGGCTGTTTTGTTATGTTGTATACAGTGCTGGGCGGTGGCACGTACGGTGTGTGAGTCACGTTTGGTGTCGTAATGCTACAGTGTCAGTACTGCCGTAGACTGAGATTGTGCTGACGATGGGCAGGCAAACCATTAAAATCGGAGCCTTAATAACCTGCTAGAAACCCTTGAAATTGTCGTTTTCGTAGCTGAGCTGAAAAATAACAATGGTGATTTATTTAGCGTAATCTTGCCATTTTAAACAGAGCTAATATCATATCATTTTCGGCTGCTCTAGCTTTTCGAGGAAACTTGTCTTAGCCTGGCTTACATTAAAAGCGTGCTGTCCCCGGCAAAACAAAAAAACATGTCTTAGCCTGGCTTTGCTAGAAGGGATAGCAGTTCACGATTTGACACCATGGCGATATGAAATGACAAACCGCTTTTCAGAAAACAAATTGGCAAACCCCACACAAAAATCTGTGAAATGACAGCGTGGCCCACTCTAATCTTGATCGCTCAGGTGCTCAAACTGTGCCCTAAGTAAATGGATCATCACAAACTTGTCTCTTCATGCGGATAGAAGAGTCGAGCGTTcaagaagagaagaaaaaaaaaacatgcATATGCATGCCAGCGATCTTCCTTTTTCTTATTGGGCCAGTTACCCTGGATTGGACGTTGCATTAGAAACACAGCGCGACTCTGTCACCGTTTGAGCTGCAGGGCAGAGAATCCTGTGCTGTTTTTTTACCATCGCCAGTCACCATGCCCGCTTTTTACACTCTTTTGAACAGTGATGACTGTGACCAGGAGCAGGAGGGAGGCTCGAGGCCTGGGCCGGCAGGTCCAAAAGGAAATAATAATAACCGAAGGCCCCGAAGGAAAGAAAGGGATAGTGGCAAAAGAAAGAATTTTTTAAAGCTCATTGGTCCCAAACAAATCTATGCCATCATTGCTAGTACTCCAGTTTACCAAAATGCCCC encodes the following:
- the LOC123145021 gene encoding scarecrow-like protein 6, translating into MRAALFGAERSGGVGLAGGGGGKDLCYWPPGKLLVEPRSVLDCSRRLSSPPNSASTLSSSLGGGAADSTGVAAVSESSAGDAEATKWADHGAGGGGCELPPIPGALDGGEGWDAMLGNAAAAAAAGQDQTFLNWIMGAAGDLELPVPPLPMHQQPLVDNAGGFGFSSVDPLGFSLDHHLGGASSDLSSSGAMSHSTTGGGGGGGSKASSAFGLFSPEAASLQPPPPPMLFHEGIDTKPPLLGPQSHGLFNQYQHQHQHQPPPPAAAFFMPLASFSDHNQRSQLHQPPPKRHHSVPDDLYLTRNHLGTSAAAAFPLLHGSLPFQLQPSPPPLRGAMKTTAAEAAQQQLLDELAAAAKAAEAGNSTGAREILARLNHQLPPLGKPFLRSASYLREALLLALADGHHGASRITSPLDVALKLAAYKSFSDLSPMLQFANFTATQALLDEIACSAASCIHIIDFDLGVGGQWASFMQELAHRRGTGGVALPLLKLTAFVSDASHHPLELHLTQDNLTQFAADLGIPFEFNAVSLDAFSPAELISPTGDEIVAVSLPVGCSARAPPLAVILRLVKQLGPKIVVAMDYGADRADLPFSQHFLHCFQSCMFLLDSLDAAGIDADSACKIEKFLIQPRVEDAVLGRRKTDKAVSWRNVFAAAGFTPVPLSNLAEAQADCLLKRVQVRGFHVEKRGVALTLYWQRGELVSVSAWRC